In Nocardioides sp. InS609-2, a single genomic region encodes these proteins:
- a CDS encoding alpha/beta hydrolase gives MTFELWRRPLARGPVRPAERLVHESADVGELVHRGRTVVTYTWGDGRRPVLLVHGWRARASRYALLVTALVEAGYSPVSYDAPGHGGSAGRAVTILDHEAIMRGLAERHGPFDAVVGHSLGALFTLYAVRQGGLSPARVVAVSGMGEFGYLVDAFCDGLRLSRVVATGLRRSIERSLFDGDAEIWRRFSVDSPADCDLLVVHDSDDAVVSPAQARVITRTYGRRATYVETAGLGHSRILDSPSVVQAVVNFIGREGRADD, from the coding sequence ATGACGTTCGAACTGTGGCGCCGGCCGCTGGCCCGCGGGCCGGTGCGTCCCGCGGAGCGGCTTGTTCACGAGTCGGCCGACGTGGGTGAGCTGGTACACCGTGGCCGGACTGTGGTGACCTACACGTGGGGCGACGGCCGACGCCCCGTCCTGCTGGTGCACGGCTGGCGAGCTCGGGCCTCGCGCTATGCGCTCCTTGTCACCGCACTAGTGGAGGCCGGCTACAGCCCGGTCTCCTACGACGCGCCTGGCCACGGTGGCTCCGCGGGTCGCGCGGTGACGATCCTCGACCACGAGGCGATCATGCGCGGGCTGGCCGAGCGTCACGGTCCTTTCGATGCGGTGGTCGGACACTCACTCGGGGCGTTGTTCACCCTCTATGCCGTGCGCCAAGGGGGCCTGTCGCCAGCCCGGGTGGTGGCGGTCAGCGGAATGGGCGAGTTCGGCTACCTCGTCGACGCATTCTGCGACGGCTTGAGGTTGAGCCGCGTGGTGGCCACTGGGCTGCGACGCTCGATCGAACGCTCACTCTTCGACGGTGACGCCGAGATCTGGCGCCGTTTCTCCGTGGACAGCCCCGCCGACTGCGACCTGTTAGTGGTCCACGACTCCGACGACGCGGTGGTGAGCCCCGCACAGGCGAGGGTGATCACCCGGACCTACGGCCGGCGGGCGACGTACGTCGAGACGGCGGGGCTAGGGCACAGCCGCATCCTCGACTCCCCGTCGGTGGTCCAGGCGGTGGTCAACTTCATCGGCCGGGAGGGCCGCGCAGATGACTAG
- a CDS encoding GNAT family N-acetyltransferase, giving the protein MTSVAEAAAQLWPAARLLSALSVRPAGPEDREGVVQLLAGSSADALHQRFLVGFGGPPLTALVDRLLARDASSRSVLALAGEAVVGHGMCAHAKSWQGRPAVEIALLVRDDQRGRGIGSALLYALRDEAVAMRAEWIQVTTAADNRVVTAMVRAHAPGLQPSSTALR; this is encoded by the coding sequence ATGACTAGCGTCGCCGAGGCGGCCGCTCAGTTATGGCCGGCGGCCCGGCTCCTGAGTGCGCTGTCCGTCCGGCCGGCGGGGCCCGAAGACCGTGAGGGAGTAGTACAGCTGCTGGCTGGATCGTCCGCGGACGCCCTCCACCAGCGCTTTCTCGTCGGCTTCGGTGGACCGCCACTAACCGCCCTGGTCGACCGCCTGCTCGCCCGTGACGCGTCATCACGATCGGTGCTCGCACTGGCCGGCGAGGCTGTGGTGGGCCACGGCATGTGTGCCCACGCGAAGTCGTGGCAAGGGCGGCCGGCCGTAGAGATCGCGCTGCTGGTGCGAGACGACCAGCGAGGACGCGGAATCGGCTCAGCGCTCCTGTACGCACTACGCGACGAGGCGGTCGCGATGCGGGCGGAATGGATCCAGGTCACCACCGCCGCCGACAACCGGGTAGTTACCGCGATGGTGAGGGCACACGCACCGGGACTGCAGCCGAGCTCGACGGCACTGCGCTGA
- a CDS encoding SRPBCC domain-containing protein, whose translation MEFETIERELRIDASPEVVYEVISSPGHIKQWWGGAEADLDAAAESVGELAWRDETGARVHVVPITVLVADPPRLFSFRWVHDEGEVAGPGNSLLVNFELVPLGKGTVLRLTESGFREKGWEAAVLEEQYQEHVEGWDRFVPSIGEYVARLVSTP comes from the coding sequence ATGGAATTCGAAACCATCGAGCGCGAACTCCGCATCGACGCCTCGCCGGAGGTGGTCTACGAGGTCATCAGCAGTCCCGGGCACATCAAGCAGTGGTGGGGTGGCGCGGAGGCCGACCTCGATGCGGCCGCCGAATCGGTTGGGGAGCTTGCCTGGCGTGACGAGACCGGCGCCCGGGTGCACGTCGTACCGATCACTGTCCTGGTCGCAGATCCGCCCCGGTTGTTCTCCTTCCGCTGGGTGCATGACGAGGGTGAGGTCGCGGGACCCGGCAACTCGTTGCTGGTGAACTTCGAGCTGGTCCCGTTGGGCAAGGGGACCGTTCTTCGGCTGACCGAGTCCGGGTTCCGCGAGAAGGGCTGGGAGGCAGCGGTTCTGGAGGAGCAGTACCAGGAGCACGTCGAAGGCTGGGACCGTTTCGTTCCGAGCATCGGCGAGTACGTCGCGCGGCTGGTGTCCACGCCGTGA
- a CDS encoding metalloregulator ArsR/SmtB family transcription factor produces MSVVVDDDLWSAIGDPTRRRMFDLLLADGDGTATSLSEQLPVTRQAVAKHLGVLHRVGLVQVTPIGREMRYRVDDAQFARAVAQLALVGATWDARLGRIKQIAEAIQRTKEQ; encoded by the coding sequence GTGAGCGTCGTCGTCGACGACGACTTGTGGTCGGCGATCGGGGACCCGACGCGGCGTCGAATGTTCGACCTGCTCCTCGCGGACGGCGACGGAACGGCAACCAGTCTCAGTGAGCAGCTGCCGGTGACGCGTCAGGCCGTCGCGAAACATCTGGGGGTGCTTCACCGGGTCGGCTTGGTCCAGGTGACGCCGATCGGGCGGGAGATGCGCTACCGGGTCGACGACGCCCAATTCGCCCGTGCGGTGGCGCAGCTCGCTCTCGTCGGGGCCACCTGGGACGCCCGACTGGGGCGCATCAAGCAGATCGCGGAAGCGATTCAGCGCACCAAAGAGCAGTGA
- a CDS encoding SRPBCC domain-containing protein translates to MADILHRIGVKSASLDDVYDALTTVEGLSGWWATDMRGETEVGGVLQFRFLPGGFDMKILELHPAKHVLWEVVDGPEEWIGTRVSWDLKQEDDFTIVLFKHEGWREPVEFMYHCSTKWATFLMSLKTLVETGTGAPEPHDVKISNWH, encoded by the coding sequence ATGGCAGACATTCTTCACAGAATCGGAGTCAAGTCGGCGTCCTTGGACGACGTCTACGACGCACTGACCACCGTCGAAGGGCTCTCCGGCTGGTGGGCGACCGACATGCGAGGCGAGACCGAGGTAGGCGGAGTGCTCCAGTTCCGATTCCTGCCCGGCGGCTTCGACATGAAGATCCTGGAACTCCATCCCGCCAAGCACGTGCTGTGGGAGGTGGTCGACGGGCCCGAGGAGTGGATCGGCACCAGGGTCAGCTGGGACCTCAAGCAGGAGGACGACTTCACGATCGTTCTCTTCAAGCACGAAGGATGGCGGGAGCCGGTCGAGTTCATGTACCACTGCAGCACGAAGTGGGCGACCTTCCTGATGAGCCTGAAGACCCTCGTCGAGACCGGAACGGGCGCCCCCGAGCCGCATGACGTCAAGATCAGCAACTGGCACTGA
- a CDS encoding IS630 family transposase, translating into MANRPAPALVLRDGDRDKLERLTRSSTVSAGAAQRARIVLLAADGVPNDQICELVGCGRQKVLQWRGRYQGKGMAGLLDRQRPGRPRTIDHRKIVAETLKPPPKKLGVTHWSTRLLAARLKVSAYTVAEAWRSYGVKPWRSESFRFSTDPELEAKVIDIVGLYLNPPENAIVLCVDEKSQIQALDRTMPVLPMQPGLVERRSHDYVRHGTTTLFAALEIATGKVTAALKPRHRNQEFLAFLKQVERAYRDVVDETGQPVDLHLVMDNYAAHKHTNVKNWLIENPRFKIHFTPTHASWMNLVEVWFSLIERQAIRRGVFTSVKDLNTKIRTYIDCWNERSHPFVWTKTADEILTKANRMKTSNPDH; encoded by the coding sequence ATGGCGAATCGACCTGCTCCGGCCCTGGTGCTGCGTGATGGTGACCGGGACAAGCTCGAGCGACTGACTCGCTCCTCGACGGTCTCGGCTGGTGCGGCTCAACGGGCTCGGATCGTGTTGCTGGCAGCCGACGGGGTGCCGAACGACCAGATCTGCGAGCTCGTCGGGTGCGGCCGTCAGAAGGTGCTGCAGTGGCGGGGCCGCTACCAGGGCAAGGGCATGGCCGGGCTCCTCGACCGGCAGCGTCCGGGCCGTCCGCGCACGATCGACCATCGCAAAATCGTGGCCGAGACACTGAAGCCCCCGCCGAAGAAGCTCGGCGTGACGCACTGGTCCACGCGGCTGTTGGCGGCTCGGTTGAAGGTCAGCGCCTACACCGTCGCGGAGGCTTGGCGTTCCTACGGGGTCAAGCCGTGGCGCTCGGAGTCGTTCCGGTTCTCCACCGATCCCGAACTCGAGGCCAAGGTCATCGACATCGTCGGGCTGTACCTGAACCCGCCAGAGAACGCGATCGTGCTGTGCGTGGACGAGAAGTCCCAGATCCAGGCACTGGACCGCACCATGCCGGTCCTTCCGATGCAACCCGGGCTCGTCGAACGCCGCTCTCACGACTACGTCCGCCACGGCACCACCACCTTGTTCGCCGCGCTGGAGATCGCCACCGGGAAGGTCACCGCCGCTCTCAAGCCGCGGCACCGCAACCAAGAGTTCCTCGCGTTCCTCAAGCAGGTCGAACGCGCCTACCGCGACGTCGTCGACGAGACCGGCCAGCCCGTCGATCTGCACCTGGTGATGGACAACTACGCCGCCCACAAACACACCAACGTGAAGAACTGGCTCATCGAGAACCCGCGCTTCAAGATCCACTTCACCCCGACCCACGCCTCCTGGATGAACCTCGTCGAGGTCTGGTTCTCCCTCATCGAACGCCAAGCCATCCGCCGCGGCGTGTTCACCTCGGTCAAGGACCTCAACACCAAGATCCGCACCTACATCGACTGCTGGAACGAACGCTCCCACCCCTTCGTCTGGACCAAGACCGCCGACGAGATCCTCACCAAAGCCAACCGGATGAAGACTTCAAATCCGGACCACTAG
- a CDS encoding SMI1/KNR4 family protein, with protein sequence MLVEQIRQWGEASFSPPATADDVRMCEARLGHDLPDELRRLLAETNGIQGEYGLCLLWSAHRIAEDNARFRESGDFQQLYMPFQGLVFFADAGNGDQFAVALSGNREVFVWDHEDDSRRWVAPTVLRFLEDWMTGALSI encoded by the coding sequence GTGCTTGTGGAGCAGATTCGGCAATGGGGTGAAGCGTCGTTCAGCCCTCCAGCGACCGCCGACGACGTTCGGATGTGCGAAGCACGCCTGGGCCACGACCTCCCGGATGAGCTCAGGCGGCTGTTGGCTGAGACCAATGGCATCCAGGGGGAGTACGGCCTCTGCCTCTTGTGGAGCGCTCACCGCATCGCGGAAGACAATGCGCGTTTCAGAGAGAGTGGTGACTTCCAACAGCTCTACATGCCGTTTCAGGGGCTTGTCTTCTTCGCTGACGCCGGCAACGGCGACCAGTTCGCGGTGGCCCTGAGCGGCAACCGCGAGGTGTTCGTGTGGGACCACGAAGACGACAGCCGAAGGTGGGTCGCACCTACCGTGTTGCGGTTCCTCGAAGACTGGATGACCGGGGCGTTGTCGATCTGA
- a CDS encoding nuclear transport factor 2 family protein: MRQREEFVIWVDTVLRDAEVAVHNGDASPRRAIWSRNDPVTVLGAWKNASGQAELDELFAHLAESFSDCTSYEFELLEAEVFGDVAYTAGFEHTSASVNGVPSTYTLRATQIYRREDGEWKVAHRHGSAPPG; the protein is encoded by the coding sequence ATGAGGCAGCGCGAGGAGTTCGTCATCTGGGTTGACACGGTGCTCAGGGACGCAGAGGTGGCAGTCCACAACGGCGACGCATCCCCGCGGCGTGCCATCTGGTCCCGGAACGACCCGGTCACTGTGCTCGGCGCTTGGAAGAACGCCAGCGGGCAGGCGGAGCTCGATGAACTTTTTGCGCATCTCGCGGAGAGCTTCTCGGACTGCACCTCGTACGAGTTTGAGCTGCTGGAGGCCGAGGTGTTCGGTGATGTCGCCTACACCGCTGGGTTCGAGCACACCTCGGCGTCGGTCAACGGAGTGCCGAGCACCTACACCCTGCGAGCCACGCAGATCTACCGGCGTGAAGACGGCGAGTGGAAGGTGGCGCACCGACACGGCAGCGCGCCGCCAGGCTGA
- a CDS encoding SDR family oxidoreductase, translating to MILVVGATGRLGGSIARALLDSGKAVRVLVRDGSSFDDARAETVRGDLRDPDSLRKACKGVDVVVTTANAIAPRQAEDTIESVDRLGNRNLIAAATSEGVRHFVFVSVLGASVDHVVPFVRAKGETEQALKVSELSWTILQPDPFMDVWFPFIIGPALEGGAVTLVGEGKQRHSLVAMQDVVGYAVAAVEREEAANRVLAIGGEPVTWRDVVDAFSEVLGQVIPVQTVPPGEPVPGLPDFVAELLASLELYESPLDMSEFSRTFGVKTTSLHDFVREFVAAGA from the coding sequence ATGATTCTCGTCGTCGGTGCGACCGGACGCCTCGGTGGCAGCATCGCTCGAGCGTTGCTTGACAGTGGAAAGGCCGTGCGTGTGCTGGTCCGCGACGGTTCCAGCTTCGACGACGCGCGGGCTGAAACCGTACGCGGCGACCTAAGGGACCCCGATTCGCTCCGGAAGGCCTGCAAGGGTGTCGATGTCGTGGTGACCACGGCGAACGCGATTGCACCTCGCCAAGCAGAGGACACGATCGAGTCCGTTGATCGGCTCGGCAACCGCAACCTGATCGCCGCCGCCACGTCAGAAGGCGTGCGGCACTTCGTGTTCGTGTCCGTGCTCGGCGCGAGCGTGGATCACGTCGTGCCGTTCGTGCGAGCGAAGGGCGAAACCGAACAAGCGCTGAAAGTGAGCGAGCTTTCGTGGACGATCCTGCAACCCGACCCGTTCATGGACGTCTGGTTCCCCTTCATCATCGGGCCGGCGCTCGAGGGTGGTGCGGTGACCCTGGTCGGGGAGGGCAAGCAGCGGCACTCGTTGGTCGCCATGCAGGACGTGGTGGGTTACGCGGTGGCCGCGGTCGAGCGGGAGGAAGCCGCGAACCGTGTGCTCGCGATAGGCGGTGAACCTGTCACGTGGCGCGACGTCGTTGACGCGTTCTCCGAGGTGCTCGGGCAGGTGATCCCAGTCCAGACCGTTCCGCCAGGCGAACCAGTGCCGGGGCTGCCCGACTTCGTGGCCGAGCTGCTCGCGTCGCTGGAGCTCTACGAGTCGCCGCTCGACATGAGCGAATTCTCGCGAACCTTCGGAGTGAAGACCACATCGCTGCACGACTTCGTCCGAGAGTTCGTGGCTGCGGGAGCCTGA
- a CDS encoding nuclear transport factor 2 family protein, which yields MSTVIDRLVGAVNGYDLEDLVSCFADDYVNETPVHPQRGFRGSDQVRTNWTEIFAGVADMQAAVLRRAESDDQVWTEWDMSGSRCEDGGPFLMRGVVIFGITGDVISSARFYLEPAEEASGDVDAHTRRVVTGMEPS from the coding sequence ATGAGCACCGTGATCGACCGGCTTGTGGGGGCGGTCAATGGATACGATCTCGAGGATTTGGTCTCGTGCTTCGCCGACGACTACGTCAACGAGACACCCGTCCACCCGCAGCGAGGCTTCAGGGGCAGCGACCAGGTGCGGACGAACTGGACGGAGATCTTCGCCGGCGTCGCCGACATGCAAGCGGCAGTCCTGCGCCGGGCAGAGAGTGATGACCAGGTCTGGACGGAATGGGACATGTCCGGATCCCGCTGCGAGGACGGCGGGCCGTTTCTCATGCGTGGAGTCGTCATCTTCGGGATCACGGGCGACGTGATCTCGTCCGCGCGCTTCTATCTCGAGCCAGCCGAGGAGGCCAGCGGGGACGTGGACGCGCACACGCGGCGCGTGGTGACCGGAATGGAACCGTCATGA
- a CDS encoding TetR/AcrR family transcriptional regulator, with protein sequence MVIHVKATRRYDSTGRRARALHTRTAILAAAERQFLEDGYGTATIASIAQEAVVSVETIYKSFGSKSRLVREIYERGLEGRGDTGAYERSDEMRDRESDPRTIMREWGRLSAEVASVVTPIRILMRHLALTDHEIAAVLETAETERLARMRHHARFLKARGHLREGVTVSEATDLLWICSSLEIYELLVMGRGWSPARFARYVGNLMITAML encoded by the coding sequence ATGGTGATTCATGTCAAGGCCACCCGCCGCTATGACTCCACTGGCCGCAGAGCACGTGCGCTCCACACGCGCACGGCCATACTCGCCGCCGCCGAGCGGCAGTTCCTCGAAGATGGCTACGGCACGGCGACGATCGCCTCGATCGCCCAGGAAGCCGTTGTCTCCGTCGAAACCATCTACAAGTCCTTCGGCAGCAAGTCACGGCTGGTGCGGGAAATCTACGAGCGCGGACTAGAGGGCCGAGGGGACACGGGCGCCTACGAGCGGTCAGACGAGATGCGCGACCGGGAGAGCGATCCCCGGACGATCATGCGCGAGTGGGGACGCCTCTCCGCCGAGGTGGCGTCCGTCGTGACCCCCATCCGGATCCTGATGCGCCACCTCGCGCTGACGGACCACGAGATCGCGGCGGTGCTTGAGACCGCGGAGACCGAGCGGCTCGCTCGGATGCGGCACCATGCTCGGTTCCTCAAGGCGCGGGGGCACTTGCGCGAGGGCGTGACCGTGTCCGAAGCCACCGACCTCCTCTGGATATGCAGCTCGCTCGAGATCTACGAACTGCTGGTGATGGGGCGTGGCTGGTCGCCCGCCCGCTTCGCGCGTTACGTCGGTAACCTCATGATCACCGCCATGCTCTAG
- a CDS encoding putative immunity protein produces the protein MILPEVRDPRFITFRRGGTLTDPHHHLLAQWAATCAEHVLYLFEMVRPDDPRPRESIEHARAWVRGEVTMMEARAAGGHAMGAAQDMKGPARHAAYAAGQAGAVAHVAAHELGAAAYAIKAVRAAAPAVDRELAGQRECRWQREHLPEAIRELVLDDQELRNEICWSVFGC, from the coding sequence ATGATCCTCCCGGAGGTCCGCGACCCTCGCTTCATCACGTTTCGCCGGGGTGGAACGCTCACAGATCCGCATCATCACCTACTTGCTCAGTGGGCGGCGACCTGCGCAGAGCACGTCCTGTACCTCTTCGAGATGGTCCGGCCTGACGACCCGCGACCGCGGGAGTCGATCGAGCACGCCCGCGCCTGGGTTCGCGGGGAGGTCACGATGATGGAGGCCCGCGCGGCGGGAGGCCACGCCATGGGAGCGGCCCAAGACATGAAAGGGCCGGCCCGGCACGCGGCCTACGCCGCTGGTCAGGCGGGGGCCGTAGCCCACGTCGCCGCTCACGAACTCGGGGCAGCCGCCTACGCCATCAAAGCTGTCCGTGCCGCTGCGCCGGCAGTCGACCGCGAACTCGCAGGGCAGCGCGAGTGTCGCTGGCAGCGTGAACATCTTCCGGAGGCTATCCGCGAACTCGTGCTCGACGACCAGGAACTCCGAAACGAGATCTGCTGGTCGGTGTTCGGCTGCTGA
- a CDS encoding ester cyclase, with amino-acid sequence MAMLQANKDVVLRFYEGWNRGSIDFEAFVADEMINNQPEAEPERGRDRFTAAIRGVMTAVPDSQWDVVDMIAEDDRVAVRITWSGTYGGPQFRGATIPEPARFSVEHIHICRVADGRLAEHWVVRDDLTMLHQLHAIAP; translated from the coding sequence ATGGCGATGCTTCAGGCCAACAAGGATGTGGTTCTGCGGTTCTACGAAGGCTGGAACCGCGGCTCGATCGACTTCGAGGCGTTCGTGGCTGACGAGATGATCAACAATCAGCCAGAAGCCGAGCCCGAGCGGGGTCGGGACCGCTTCACCGCGGCGATCCGTGGGGTCATGACCGCCGTGCCCGACTCACAGTGGGACGTCGTCGACATGATCGCCGAGGACGACCGCGTCGCTGTCCGGATCACGTGGTCGGGGACATACGGGGGCCCGCAGTTCCGCGGGGCGACGATCCCGGAGCCGGCGCGCTTCTCCGTTGAGCACATCCACATTTGCCGCGTCGCCGATGGCCGTTTGGCCGAGCACTGGGTTGTCCGCGACGACCTGACCATGCTCCACCAACTTCACGCCATCGCCCCCTGA
- a CDS encoding antibiotic biosynthesis monooxygenase — MTAIELARFTVRQQDIDTMLARRPAMADALRERIPGFIDLRLVRLDEHTWLDIVEWTDRPAAEVAQAAVMQVPECTAVFELIDQVVSMEHGAVAFHAGSAETVRA; from the coding sequence ATGACCGCTATCGAGCTCGCCCGCTTCACTGTCCGGCAGCAGGACATCGACACCATGCTTGCCCGTCGGCCGGCGATGGCCGACGCTCTGCGGGAGCGGATCCCAGGGTTCATCGACCTGAGGCTCGTTCGGCTGGACGAGCACACGTGGCTCGACATCGTCGAATGGACGGACCGCCCCGCCGCCGAGGTCGCCCAGGCCGCCGTCATGCAGGTGCCCGAGTGCACGGCTGTGTTCGAGCTCATCGACCAGGTCGTCAGCATGGAGCATGGTGCCGTGGCATTCCACGCAGGCAGCGCGGAGACAGTACGTGCCTGA
- a CDS encoding RNA polymerase sigma factor, producing the protein MPSDDRLRALTAQAVGGDAAALNELCGHLQHVVYRLALRFFSSPQDAEDVTQEILLKVVTHLSAYEGRAKVTTWVYTIASRHLLQSRRRAVEDSVRGPQAFAEWLDRNLSEIEPDVADQAQYEELCGEVRIACTYGMLLCLSRNLRITYLLGDLIGLPDTDGGAALGITPAAFRQRLARARRTMRSIIAGRCGLVRAENPCRCSRQVESSIRYGILDPGRSVWTSHPGVTGPVPATTLQRAADQLDLAEARAEVYRTDPEYLAPDAVLQRLRQACPDLLGTG; encoded by the coding sequence ATGCCGTCAGACGACCGCCTGCGCGCCCTCACCGCGCAGGCGGTCGGCGGTGACGCCGCAGCCCTAAATGAGCTGTGCGGACACCTGCAGCACGTCGTGTACAGGCTCGCCCTGCGGTTCTTCTCCTCCCCCCAGGACGCCGAAGACGTGACGCAGGAGATCCTGCTCAAGGTGGTGACCCACCTGAGCGCCTACGAAGGCCGGGCGAAGGTGACGACCTGGGTCTATACGATCGCGTCGCGACACCTGCTGCAGAGCCGTCGTCGGGCTGTCGAGGACAGCGTGCGGGGGCCGCAGGCCTTCGCCGAGTGGCTGGATCGAAACCTCAGCGAGATCGAGCCCGACGTCGCGGACCAAGCGCAGTACGAGGAGCTGTGCGGAGAGGTTCGCATCGCATGCACGTACGGGATGCTGCTCTGCCTGAGCAGGAACCTACGCATCACCTACCTGCTCGGTGATCTGATCGGCCTGCCGGACACGGACGGCGGTGCTGCGCTGGGAATCACACCGGCGGCCTTCCGGCAGCGACTTGCGCGCGCCCGGCGGACCATGCGATCGATCATCGCGGGCCGCTGCGGCCTTGTACGGGCAGAAAACCCCTGTCGGTGCAGCCGCCAGGTGGAATCCAGCATCCGCTACGGCATCCTCGATCCGGGCCGGTCGGTCTGGACGTCGCACCCGGGGGTCACCGGACCCGTCCCGGCGACCACGCTCCAACGCGCCGCCGATCAGCTCGACCTGGCGGAGGCACGGGCCGAGGTGTACCGCACGGACCCGGAGTACCTGGCGCCGGACGCCGTCCTGCAGCGACTGCGGCAGGCGTGCCCGGACCTGCTCGGGACTGGGTAA
- a CDS encoding PRC-barrel domain-containing protein → MTNDNVWNYRDTSWSSEGGDFVGYDVEATDGSIGKIDEASNDASGSHVVVDTGFWIFGKKRLIPAGAVTGVDHENKLVRVDMTKDQIKSAPDYDKDAWSDDSRGEHGDYYGPYSRG, encoded by the coding sequence ATGACCAACGACAACGTCTGGAACTACCGCGACACGAGCTGGAGCTCCGAGGGCGGCGACTTCGTCGGCTATGACGTCGAGGCCACCGACGGCTCCATCGGCAAGATCGACGAGGCGTCCAACGACGCGAGTGGTTCGCACGTCGTCGTGGACACCGGCTTCTGGATCTTCGGCAAGAAGCGACTGATCCCCGCCGGCGCCGTCACCGGCGTCGACCACGAGAACAAGCTGGTCAGGGTCGACATGACCAAGGACCAGATCAAGTCCGCGCCCGACTATGACAAGGACGCCTGGTCCGACGACAGTCGCGGCGAGCACGGCGACTACTACGGTCCCTACTCCAGGGGCTGA